From Sphingomonas hengshuiensis, one genomic window encodes:
- a CDS encoding 1,9-bis(guanidino)-5-aza-nonane synthase, with amino-acid sequence MTDTLVPNDTRKAELLSKQVKHIDITSFDARPIVDAMSDMSFTSRDLGRATKIYNDMLADKDCTVVLVIAGSTSAGGCMDLYAELIRNNMVDVVVATGATIVDMDFFEGLGHKHYQALEVPDDDTLRSLLIDRIYDTYIDEEELQHVDHTIFEIAETLEPKAYSSRAFIREMGKYLVEHGKKDNSLVKLAYEHDVPIFCPAFVDSSAGFGLVKHQVDSVKAGKPYMVLDAIADFRELTDIKIKAGTTGLLMIGGGVPKNFIQDTVVCAEILGHDDVEVHKYAVQITVADVRDGACSSSTLQEAASWGKVNTGIEQMVFAEAGSVMPLLASDAYHRGHWKDRAKRGWAKLFA; translated from the coding sequence ATGACCGACACTCTCGTACCCAATGACACCCGCAAGGCGGAGCTGCTCTCGAAGCAGGTCAAGCATATCGACATCACCAGCTTCGACGCGCGCCCGATCGTCGATGCGATGAGCGACATGAGCTTCACCAGCCGCGACCTCGGCCGCGCGACCAAGATCTATAACGACATGCTGGCCGACAAGGACTGCACGGTCGTGCTGGTCATCGCCGGCTCGACCTCGGCGGGCGGCTGCATGGACCTGTATGCGGAGCTGATCCGCAACAACATGGTCGACGTCGTCGTCGCCACCGGCGCGACCATCGTCGACATGGATTTCTTCGAAGGGCTCGGCCACAAACATTATCAGGCGCTCGAAGTGCCCGATGACGACACGCTGCGCTCGCTGCTGATCGACCGCATCTATGACACGTACATCGACGAGGAAGAGCTTCAGCACGTCGACCACACGATCTTCGAGATCGCCGAGACGCTGGAGCCCAAGGCTTATTCGAGCCGCGCATTCATCCGCGAAATGGGCAAATATCTGGTCGAGCACGGCAAGAAGGACAACAGCCTGGTCAAGCTCGCCTATGAGCATGACGTGCCGATCTTCTGCCCGGCATTCGTCGACAGCTCGGCGGGTTTCGGGCTCGTCAAGCACCAGGTCGATTCGGTGAAGGCCGGCAAGCCGTACATGGTGCTCGACGCGATCGCCGACTTCCGCGAACTGACCGACATCAAGATCAAGGCGGGCACCACCGGCCTGCTGATGATCGGCGGCGGCGTACCGAAGAACTTCATCCAGGACACCGTCGTCTGCGCCGAAATCCTCGGCCATGACGATGTCGAAGTGCACAAGTACGCGGTCCAGATCACCGTCGCCGACGTCCGCGACGGCGCCTGCTCGTCCTCGACGCTCCAGGAAGCGGCGAGCTGGGGCAAGGTCAACACCGGCATCGAGCAGATGGTGTTCGCCGAAGCCGGCTCGGTGATGCCGCTGCTGGCATCCGACGCCTATCATCGCGGCCACTGGAAGGACCGTGCCAAGCGCGGCTGGGCGAAGCTCTTCGCCTGA
- a CDS encoding radical SAM protein, with protein MQLNAYGEPLLHPNIAEILAYIRERKLPFPTFFTTHGMTLVDKKLKQLSNNYPSGIAISLHNDSQESYEATRSHKIGDYETLVTRVSALLHQMVNERAPSHLRLYQMVSNGAEDQRVDAVTRRAFPDRPERMLAHIRKWEAIAATIAASAPPEACAQSHRNSDAAIFAAFAESVQGDSTPMPILTWRDTMGVTQMAFMSARPVGTYANLLLEYDPRWAVERKLVTSQSCGFTAAPSLAVFATGRLGICCLDLNGTATFGSLADFGGNLHDALTSPQALQMFAQLSNGIATSRGCQICLGGSERLCASKALPGPTRPAGHFRDGI; from the coding sequence ATGCAGCTCAATGCCTATGGCGAGCCGCTGCTGCACCCGAACATCGCCGAAATCCTTGCCTATATCCGCGAGCGCAAGCTGCCATTCCCCACCTTCTTCACGACGCATGGCATGACGCTGGTCGACAAGAAGCTGAAACAGCTTTCGAACAACTATCCTTCGGGTATCGCCATATCGCTGCACAATGACAGCCAGGAATCCTATGAGGCCACCCGCAGCCACAAGATCGGTGATTACGAAACGCTGGTGACGCGGGTGTCGGCGCTGTTACACCAGATGGTAAACGAGCGTGCGCCCTCGCATCTTCGGCTGTATCAGATGGTCTCGAACGGCGCCGAGGACCAGCGGGTCGATGCCGTCACCCGCCGGGCCTTTCCCGACCGGCCCGAACGGATGCTCGCCCATATCCGCAAATGGGAGGCCATTGCCGCGACCATCGCGGCAAGCGCCCCGCCCGAGGCCTGCGCGCAATCGCACCGCAACAGCGATGCAGCCATATTCGCCGCCTTTGCCGAATCGGTGCAGGGGGACAGCACGCCCATGCCCATTCTCACCTGGCGCGACACCATGGGCGTTACCCAGATGGCATTCATGTCGGCGCGTCCGGTCGGCACCTATGCCAATCTTCTGCTCGAATATGATCCGCGCTGGGCGGTCGAGCGCAAGCTGGTGACGAGCCAGAGCTGTGGGTTCACCGCCGCACCTTCGCTCGCGGTCTTCGCGACCGGGCGGCTAGGCATATGCTGCCTCGACCTCAACGGCACGGCGACCTTTGGTTCGCTGGCCGATTTCGGCGGCAACCTGCACGATGCACTGACCAGTCCGCAGGCGCTGCAAATGTTCGCCCAGCTTTCCAACGGGATCGCCACCAGCCGTGGCTGCCAGATCTGTCTGGGCGGATCTGAGCGACTCTGCGCGAGCAAGGCATTGCCGGGGCCGACGCGCCCGGCAGGGCATTTCCGCGACGGGATCTGA
- a CDS encoding SDR family oxidoreductase, translated as MKTKGNTILITGGGSGIGAALAQRWHDAGNSVIVAGRRIEALEAACAGRQNMHAMTLDVESASGVADFAARLLDAHPGLNVLVNNAGIMRFEPLDTKRDLGDAEAIITTNLLGPIRLTDALVDHLVATADAAIVNVTSGLAFVPLVVTPTYNATKAAMHSYTIALRTALEGRVEVIELAPPAVQTELTPGQSQREGYQPLDSFADEVLGLFGQSPTPGEVLVEGVKFLRNAEREGRFDETLGQLNAFAKATREG; from the coding sequence ATGAAGACCAAGGGCAACACCATCCTGATCACCGGCGGCGGATCGGGGATCGGCGCGGCGCTCGCGCAGCGCTGGCACGATGCGGGGAACAGCGTGATCGTCGCGGGGCGGCGGATCGAGGCGCTGGAGGCGGCGTGCGCGGGGCGGCAGAATATGCATGCGATGACGCTCGACGTGGAAAGCGCGAGCGGCGTGGCGGATTTTGCCGCGCGGCTGCTGGACGCGCATCCGGGGCTGAATGTGCTGGTCAACAACGCGGGGATCATGCGCTTCGAGCCGCTGGATACGAAGCGCGACCTGGGCGATGCCGAGGCGATCATCACCACCAATTTGCTCGGGCCGATCCGGCTGACCGACGCGCTGGTCGATCATCTGGTGGCGACCGCCGATGCGGCGATCGTCAATGTCACCTCGGGGCTGGCGTTCGTGCCGCTGGTGGTGACGCCGACCTATAACGCGACCAAGGCGGCGATGCACAGCTACACCATCGCGCTGCGGACCGCGCTGGAAGGGCGCGTCGAAGTGATCGAGCTTGCGCCGCCTGCGGTGCAGACCGAACTCACGCCGGGGCAGAGCCAGCGCGAGGGATACCAGCCGCTCGATTCCTTCGCGGATGAGGTGCTGGGGCTGTTTGGCCAGTCGCCGACGCCGGGCGAGGTTCTGGTCGAGGGGGTCAAGTTCCTGCGCAATGCCGAGCGCGAGGGGCGGTTCGACGAGACATTGGGGCAGTTGAATGCGTTTGCGAAGGCAACGCGGGAGGGCTGA
- a CDS encoding winged helix-turn-helix transcriptional regulator, whose protein sequence is MATQTPHPPWPTEPDPRVDALVTEVIGRIADKWTMLILDLLAEQGEMRFTRIGREVEGISQKMLTQTLRQMERDGLVIRTIHPVIPPRVEYRLTDLGFTLGEAFCGVWHWAKDNLERIDTARVAFDARTTRNTPE, encoded by the coding sequence ATGGCGACCCAGACCCCCCACCCGCCCTGGCCGACCGAACCCGATCCGCGCGTCGACGCGCTGGTGACCGAAGTCATCGGGCGCATCGCCGACAAGTGGACGATGCTGATCCTCGACCTGCTCGCCGAACAGGGCGAGATGCGCTTCACCCGGATCGGCCGCGAAGTCGAAGGGATCAGCCAGAAAATGCTGACCCAGACGCTGCGCCAGATGGAGCGCGACGGGCTGGTCATCCGCACCATTCATCCGGTGATTCCGCCCCGCGTCGAATATCGGCTGACCGATCTGGGGTTCACGCTGGGCGAGGCGTTTTGCGGCGTGTGGCATTGGGCGAAGGACAATCTGGAGCGGATCGACACCGCGCGCGTTGCGTTCGACGCCCGCACCACCAGGAACACGCCCGAATGA
- a CDS encoding alpha/beta hydrolase, whose translation MTPETLPLDRRTLLGGAIGAAMIPLAARAAAWPPAEQFALWPGTPPGGATAPATARAPIVGVYRATRPDGRAVLSIPGGGYGFVSVGNEGSDVAAALNPLGITVFVLNYRLPGEGWARRWDVPLQDAQRAMRLIRARAATWAIDPARLGILGFSSGGHLGADLAVAHDDRVYDPVDAADALPARPFYAGLVYPVVDFATAGPNSRSASGLLGEHRDPAIIARHTPLARVTAATPPVFLLHAMDDGTVPVTQSLAMIDACRRAQVPVEAHLIERGGHGFGAAQLPVDAPGRNWLDVFARWTATR comes from the coding sequence ATGACTCCCGAAACGCTCCCGCTCGATCGCCGAACATTGCTGGGCGGCGCGATCGGGGCCGCGATGATACCCCTCGCCGCCCGCGCTGCGGCATGGCCCCCCGCCGAGCAGTTCGCGCTCTGGCCGGGCACGCCCCCCGGCGGCGCGACGGCCCCTGCCACTGCGCGCGCGCCGATCGTCGGCGTATACCGCGCCACCCGCCCCGATGGTCGCGCGGTTCTGTCGATCCCCGGCGGCGGCTATGGCTTTGTCTCGGTCGGCAATGAGGGGAGCGATGTCGCGGCGGCGCTCAACCCGCTCGGGATTACGGTGTTCGTGCTCAACTACCGGTTGCCGGGCGAAGGCTGGGCGCGGCGCTGGGACGTGCCGTTGCAGGATGCCCAGCGCGCGATGCGGCTGATCCGCGCCCGCGCGGCGACCTGGGCGATCGATCCGGCGCGGCTCGGCATCCTTGGCTTCTCGTCGGGCGGGCACCTCGGGGCGGATCTTGCAGTGGCGCATGACGATCGCGTCTACGATCCCGTCGATGCTGCCGACGCGCTCCCCGCCCGCCCCTTTTATGCCGGGCTGGTGTATCCCGTCGTCGATTTCGCCACGGCAGGCCCCAACAGCCGCTCGGCAAGCGGGCTGCTGGGCGAGCATCGCGATCCCGCGATCATCGCCCGCCACACCCCGCTGGCGCGCGTGACCGCGGCCACGCCGCCCGTGTTCCTGCTCCATGCGATGGACGACGGCACGGTGCCGGTGACGCAGAGCCTCGCGATGATCGATGCCTGCCGCCGGGCGCAGGTGCCGGTCGAGGCGCATCTGATCGAGCGCGGCGGGCACGGCTTCGGCGCGGCGCAGCTTCCCGTCGACGCGCCCGGACGGAACTGGCTCGATGTCTTCGCGCGCTGGACCGCAACTCGCTGA
- a CDS encoding alpha/beta hydrolase family protein, producing MLKPLLCLLALSVAAPALAQGASDRAPGEARKTVSAPALVARYGPDSLQHGELRLPAGKGPFPVAVVIHGRCWLSTMGNASGTAALADALTARGIATWNLEYRRLGDAGGGYPGSFDDIAAGIDHLRTLADTQPLDLKRMVLVGHASGAHLALWAASRPRLGGAVGADPLIPRSVVAIDGPGALAPLIGPDAERCGQPVIVRFMGGTPAERPEAYAFATPQDHLPLGVPQFMIVGDRGALIERYVAAARAAGDAVTVLTPGGGDHFNVIAPATPQGRDVIDFIVRQALPR from the coding sequence ATGCTCAAGCCCCTGCTCTGCCTGCTCGCGCTCTCAGTCGCCGCGCCCGCGCTGGCGCAGGGCGCATCCGATCGCGCACCGGGCGAGGCGCGAAAGACCGTCTCCGCCCCCGCGCTGGTCGCGCGCTATGGCCCCGACTCGCTCCAGCATGGCGAGTTGCGCCTCCCCGCGGGCAAGGGCCCCTTCCCCGTCGCGGTGGTGATCCATGGCCGCTGCTGGCTGTCGACGATGGGGAATGCCAGCGGCACCGCAGCGCTCGCCGATGCGCTCACCGCCCGCGGGATCGCGACGTGGAACCTCGAATATCGCCGGCTGGGCGATGCCGGGGGCGGCTATCCGGGCAGCTTCGACGACATCGCCGCCGGGATCGACCATCTCCGCACGCTCGCCGACACCCAGCCGCTCGACCTCAAGCGCATGGTCCTCGTCGGCCACGCATCGGGCGCGCACCTTGCGCTCTGGGCGGCGTCGCGGCCCCGGCTGGGGGGTGCGGTGGGCGCCGATCCGCTGATCCCGCGCTCGGTCGTCGCGATCGACGGACCGGGCGCGCTCGCCCCGCTGATCGGCCCCGATGCCGAGCGTTGCGGACAGCCGGTGATCGTCCGCTTCATGGGCGGCACCCCCGCCGAGCGACCCGAGGCCTATGCCTTTGCGACGCCGCAGGACCATCTGCCGCTGGGCGTACCGCAGTTTATGATAGTCGGTGACCGCGGCGCCCTGATCGAACGCTATGTAGCGGCGGCGCGCGCGGCGGGGGACGCCGTGACGGTGCTCACGCCCGGCGGCGGCGACCATTTCAACGTCATCGCCCCCGCTACGCCACAGGGCCGCGACGTGATCGACTTCATCGTGCGCCAGGCCCTGCCCCGCTAA
- a CDS encoding MAPEG family protein, translating to MHSAILAPVVALVAWSLVMLLWMMAIRLPALKKAGIDMSKARGGRPGILDTMLDERAQWPAHNYIHLMEQPTLFYAIALTLALLGAGNGINAWIAWAYVALRIAHSLCQATFNRVAVRFPLFVLSTFALMALTLHAGLTLLHHA from the coding sequence ATGCACAGCGCAATACTGGCTCCGGTAGTGGCGCTCGTCGCCTGGTCGCTGGTCATGCTGCTCTGGATGATGGCGATCCGCTTGCCCGCGCTCAAAAAGGCCGGGATCGACATGTCCAAGGCCCGCGGCGGTCGCCCCGGCATCCTCGACACGATGCTCGACGAACGCGCCCAATGGCCCGCGCATAATTACATCCACCTGATGGAGCAGCCGACGCTGTTCTACGCCATTGCCCTGACGCTGGCGCTGCTCGGCGCCGGAAACGGCATCAATGCGTGGATCGCCTGGGCCTATGTCGCGCTGCGGATCGCGCACAGCCTCTGCCAGGCGACCTTCAACCGGGTTGCAGTGCGCTTCCCACTGTTCGTGCTCTCCACCTTCGCGCTGATGGCGCTGACGCTGCACGCGGGGCTCACCTTGCTGCACCACGCCTAG
- a CDS encoding tyrosine recombinase XerC, which yields MTEPALPLLYAQHLARDRRRSAHTVRAYEATAVRLVAFLQAHWGAPATPATLAAISTADLRAFLAHRRNEGLGNASAARELSAVRGFLKFAAGDAAELPRLRGPRVKRGVPRPISPAEAVALAETVAEEASEPWIAARDWAVLLLLYGAGLRIGEAAGLTGAVLPLGDTLRVTGKRDKTRNVPLLPQVRAAIEAYVSASPWGVARDAPLFRGAKGGPMPPGAIRKAVRAARTALGLSDRTTPHALRHSFATHLLGRGADLRALQELLGHASLSSTQIYTAVDAAHLLDVYRNAHPRA from the coding sequence ATGACCGAACCCGCGCTGCCGCTGCTCTATGCCCAACATCTCGCGCGCGACCGGCGGCGTTCGGCGCATACCGTGCGCGCCTATGAAGCGACCGCGGTGCGGCTGGTCGCCTTCCTCCAGGCGCATTGGGGCGCGCCCGCCACCCCCGCGACGCTGGCGGCGATCTCCACCGCGGATCTGCGCGCCTTCCTTGCGCATCGCCGGAACGAAGGGCTGGGGAATGCTTCGGCGGCGCGCGAGCTGTCGGCGGTGCGCGGCTTCCTGAAGTTCGCCGCGGGCGATGCCGCGGAACTGCCCCGGCTGCGCGGCCCCCGCGTCAAACGGGGCGTGCCGCGCCCAATCTCCCCCGCCGAGGCCGTCGCGCTGGCGGAGACCGTGGCGGAGGAGGCCAGCGAGCCCTGGATCGCCGCGCGCGACTGGGCGGTTCTGCTGCTGCTCTACGGTGCCGGGCTCCGCATCGGAGAGGCTGCGGGGCTGACCGGCGCGGTGCTGCCGCTCGGCGACACGCTGCGCGTCACCGGGAAGCGCGACAAGACCCGCAACGTGCCGCTGCTGCCGCAGGTCCGCGCCGCGATCGAAGCCTATGTCTCCGCCAGCCCCTGGGGCGTGGCGCGCGATGCGCCGCTGTTCCGCGGGGCGAAGGGTGGGCCGATGCCACCGGGCGCGATCCGCAAGGCAGTGCGCGCGGCCCGCACTGCGCTGGGGCTGTCCGACCGGACGACGCCGCACGCGCTCCGCCACAGTTTCGCGACGCATCTGCTCGGGCGCGGCGCCGATCTGCGCGCGCTCCAGGAGTTACTCGGCCATGCCAGCCTCAGCTCGACGCAGATCTATACCGCGGTCGATGCCGCGCATCTGCTCGACGTCTATCGCAACGCGCACCCGCGCGCCTGA
- a CDS encoding DedA family protein gives MIDWLDWGYWGIFLLMVLENVIPPVPSEAIMGIAGIAVAQGKMDFALLVLVGTLGCVVGNLFWWEVGRRMGYHRLKPAVDRWGRWLTIEWEDIERLRRYFDRWGGVTVLVFRFMPIGRTVISIPAGLMHMPLWRFITYTALGSALWNFILVAVGYYLGTTFETIEHWIAPLVIGFVVLAVAGYIWRILTWKPRNQR, from the coding sequence ATGATCGATTGGCTCGACTGGGGCTATTGGGGGATTTTCCTCCTGATGGTGCTCGAAAACGTCATTCCCCCGGTGCCGTCCGAGGCGATCATGGGGATCGCCGGGATCGCCGTCGCACAGGGCAAGATGGACTTTGCGTTGCTCGTGCTGGTCGGCACGCTGGGGTGCGTGGTCGGCAATTTGTTCTGGTGGGAAGTCGGGCGGCGGATGGGCTATCACCGGCTCAAGCCCGCTGTTGATCGCTGGGGCCGGTGGCTGACGATCGAGTGGGAGGATATCGAGCGGCTGCGGCGCTATTTCGATCGCTGGGGCGGGGTGACGGTGCTGGTGTTCCGCTTCATGCCGATCGGGCGCACGGTCATCTCGATTCCGGCCGGGCTGATGCACATGCCGCTGTGGCGTTTCATCACCTATACCGCGCTGGGCAGCGCGCTGTGGAACTTCATCCTCGTGGCGGTCGGATATTATCTGGGCACGACGTTCGAGACGATCGAGCATTGGATCGCGCCGCTGGTGATCGGGTTCGTGGTGCTGGCAGTGGCGGGCTATATCTGGCGCATCCTGACCTGGAAACCGCGCAACCAGCGGTGA
- the gshB gene encoding glutathione synthase: protein MSLNVAVQMDPLDQINIAGDSSFALMLAAQARGHRLFHYAPEDLNYSAGRVWARAHPVTVRREAGNHFDFAAPVSLDLGEEADVVLMRQDPPFDLGYITATHLLERIADRTLVVNDPASVRNAPEKIFVLDYPQFMPPTLVTRSIDEARAFLAQHGEIVVKPLHGNGGKAIFKVGSDGANLSSLIEVFNTAYREPHMVQAFLPSVAQGDKRIVLIDGEVGGAINRIPGEGEIRSNLAVGGSAAKTELTAREAEICAVLGPELKRRGLLFVGIDVIGGEWLTEINVTSPTGIVAIDAFNGTDTAARIWDAIEARIAARA, encoded by the coding sequence ATGTCGCTCAACGTCGCCGTGCAGATGGACCCGCTCGACCAGATCAACATAGCGGGCGATTCGAGCTTTGCGCTGATGCTCGCCGCACAGGCGCGCGGGCACCGGCTGTTCCATTATGCGCCCGAGGACCTGAACTATAGCGCGGGCCGTGTCTGGGCGCGCGCGCATCCGGTCACGGTGCGGCGTGAGGCGGGCAATCATTTCGACTTTGCGGCGCCGGTCAGCCTCGATCTGGGTGAAGAGGCCGATGTCGTGCTGATGCGGCAGGACCCGCCCTTCGACCTCGGCTATATCACCGCGACGCATCTGCTGGAGCGGATCGCCGACCGTACTTTGGTCGTCAACGACCCCGCCAGCGTCCGCAACGCGCCGGAGAAAATCTTCGTCCTCGATTATCCGCAGTTCATGCCCCCGACGCTCGTCACCCGCAGCATCGACGAGGCGCGCGCGTTCCTGGCGCAGCATGGCGAGATCGTGGTCAAGCCGCTCCACGGCAATGGCGGCAAGGCGATCTTCAAGGTCGGCAGCGACGGCGCCAACCTGTCGTCGCTGATCGAGGTGTTCAACACCGCCTATCGCGAGCCGCATATGGTGCAGGCGTTCCTCCCCTCGGTCGCGCAGGGCGACAAGCGGATCGTGCTGATCGACGGCGAAGTCGGCGGCGCGATCAACCGCATTCCCGGCGAAGGCGAGATCCGGTCGAACCTCGCGGTGGGCGGATCGGCGGCCAAGACCGAGCTGACCGCGCGCGAGGCAGAGATTTGCGCGGTGCTCGGACCGGAATTGAAGCGGCGCGGGCTCCTTTTCGTGGGGATCGACGTTATCGGCGGTGAATGGCTGACGGAGATCAATGTGACTTCCCCCACCGGCATCGTCGCAATCGATGCATTCAATGGCACCGACACCGCCGCCCGCATCTGGGACGCGATCGAGGCCCGTATCGCCGCGCGCGCCTGA
- a CDS encoding YraN family protein: MRKSADRRAAETRGRDGERRAAWWLWLNGWKILDRRVRTPAGEVDLVVRRGTIVAFVEVKTRASARALDFAIDERRLARVAAAAEVLMPTYAGPGDDIRVDVILIAPGTPPRHIENAWMG; this comes from the coding sequence ATGCGTAAATCAGCAGACCGCCGCGCTGCGGAAACGCGTGGCCGCGATGGGGAGCGGCGGGCAGCGTGGTGGTTGTGGCTGAATGGCTGGAAAATCCTCGACCGGCGGGTCCGCACCCCTGCGGGCGAAGTCGATCTGGTGGTGCGGCGCGGCACGATCGTCGCGTTTGTCGAGGTCAAGACACGGGCGTCGGCGCGCGCGCTCGACTTTGCGATCGATGAGCGGCGGCTCGCGCGGGTGGCTGCTGCCGCCGAAGTTTTGATGCCGACCTATGCCGGGCCGGGCGACGATATCCGGGTCGACGTGATCCTCATTGCCCCGGGCACGCCGCCTCGCCATATCGAGAACGCCTGGATGGGGTGA
- the rsmI gene encoding 16S rRNA (cytidine(1402)-2'-O)-methyltransferase — translation MTNILAPGLYIVATPIGNLGDLSPRASQILLSADIVAVEDSRVTAGLFRHLGAKGRMTPYHDHNADAVRPGLIARMASEAVALVSDAGTPLISDPGFKLVRDARAAGHTVTTIPGPCAAVAALTLAGLPTDRFFFLGFLPSKLHARAEAIAEVAAIRATLILYESGPRLGAALAALAEGLGDREAAVAREITKKFEECVTGTLTELAARYADAPPRGEIVIIVAPPGEAAPATAEDGDTALAEALTRLPPAKAAGEVAKKLGLDRKALYARAMAMKAE, via the coding sequence ATGACCAATATTCTCGCGCCCGGCCTCTATATCGTCGCCACCCCGATCGGCAATCTCGGTGATCTGAGCCCGCGCGCTTCGCAAATACTGCTGAGCGCCGATATTGTTGCGGTTGAGGACTCGCGTGTGACAGCCGGGCTGTTCCGCCACCTGGGGGCGAAGGGGCGGATGACGCCCTATCATGACCATAATGCCGATGCCGTGCGCCCCGGGCTGATCGCGCGGATGGCGAGCGAGGCGGTGGCTTTGGTGTCCGATGCGGGGACGCCGCTGATTTCCGATCCGGGGTTCAAGCTGGTGCGCGATGCGCGGGCGGCGGGGCACACCGTGACGACGATCCCCGGCCCGTGCGCCGCCGTCGCCGCGCTGACGCTGGCGGGGTTGCCGACCGATCGGTTCTTTTTCCTCGGCTTCCTGCCGTCGAAGCTCCACGCCCGCGCCGAGGCGATTGCGGAGGTCGCGGCGATCCGCGCGACGCTGATCCTGTATGAGTCCGGCCCCCGGCTGGGCGCGGCGCTGGCGGCGCTGGCCGAGGGGCTGGGCGACCGTGAGGCGGCGGTGGCGCGCGAGATCACCAAGAAGTTCGAGGAATGCGTGACCGGCACGCTGACCGAGCTTGCCGCGCGCTATGCCGATGCGCCGCCCAGGGGCGAGATCGTTATCATCGTAGCCCCGCCGGGCGAGGCCGCGCCCGCGACGGCGGAGGACGGCGATACCGCGCTGGCCGAGGCGCTGACCCGATTGCCCCCGGCCAAGGCGGCGGGAGAGGTCGCGAAGAAGCTGGGGCTGGACCGCAAGGCGCTTTATGCGCGCGCGATGGCGATGAAGGCGGAGTAG
- a CDS encoding penicillin-binding protein activator — translation MADGAVQRQRGLKNIVRSAVLGATLFLAACASGPRVIPESQRPAPDTRPAARPPVRPISPGLPQDVQRHRIALLVPLTGPNAGVGRSLQNATQLAILDTKSDAIRITTYDTGAPGGAAAAAQQAIAEGNRLILGPLLAEEARDVAPIAKRSRVPVLSFSNDVTAAGGGTFVLGYSPAQSIERVVNYAARSGITDFVGLMPAGVYGERASTPFLRAVEEAGGKVLTLETFDGRPGSLTAAIAKLGRSPYQAILIAGSAESAVTAVPLVRRSASGKGARLLGTELWNTDSGLGAKAVLNGAWFASVPDNYYRQYAVKYRARFGAAPYRLSTLGYDAVLLTVRIARDWRPGEEFPAARLTDRDGFAGLDGAFRFGRDGIAERALEVQEVKGGTVVTVSPAPANFAGN, via the coding sequence ATGGCAGACGGTGCAGTGCAACGGCAACGGGGACTGAAAAACATAGTCCGTTCCGCCGTCCTCGGAGCGACGCTTTTCCTGGCGGCGTGCGCCAGCGGCCCGCGCGTAATCCCCGAATCGCAACGCCCCGCGCCGGACACGCGTCCCGCGGCGCGTCCGCCGGTGCGCCCGATCTCGCCGGGCCTGCCCCAGGATGTCCAGCGCCACCGCATCGCGCTGCTGGTGCCGCTCACCGGCCCCAACGCCGGGGTCGGCCGCTCGCTCCAGAACGCCACGCAGCTCGCGATCCTCGATACCAAGAGCGATGCGATCCGCATCACCACCTATGACACCGGCGCCCCCGGTGGCGCGGCGGCGGCGGCGCAGCAGGCGATTGCCGAGGGCAACCGGCTGATCCTCGGGCCGCTGCTCGCCGAGGAAGCACGCGACGTCGCCCCGATCGCGAAGCGCTCGCGGGTGCCGGTCCTCAGCTTCTCGAACGACGTGACCGCGGCGGGCGGCGGCACCTTCGTCCTCGGCTATTCGCCTGCCCAGTCGATCGAGCGCGTAGTCAATTACGCCGCGCGCAGCGGGATCACCGATTTCGTCGGGCTGATGCCCGCGGGCGTCTATGGCGAGCGCGCCTCGACTCCGTTCCTGCGCGCGGTCGAGGAAGCGGGCGGCAAGGTGCTGACGCTCGAGACGTTCGACGGGCGCCCCGGCTCGCTGACCGCCGCAATCGCCAAGCTGGGGCGCTCGCCCTATCAGGCGATCCTGATCGCGGGCAGCGCCGAAAGCGCCGTGACCGCAGTCCCGCTCGTCCGCCGCTCGGCCAGCGGCAAGGGCGCGCGGCTGCTCGGCACCGAATTGTGGAACACCGATTCGGGGCTGGGCGCGAAAGCGGTGCTCAACGGCGCCTGGTTCGCCAGCGTGCCCGACAATTACTACCGCCAATATGCCGTAAAATACCGCGCCCGCTTCGGCGCCGCGCCCTATCGCCTGTCGACCCTGGGCTATGACGCCGTTCTGCTGACGGTGCGGATCGCCCGCGACTGGCGCCCCGGCGAAGAATTCCCCGCCGCCCGCCTGACCGACCGCGACGGTTTCGCCGGGCTCGACGGCGCCTTCCGCTTCGGCCGCGACGGCATCGCCGAACGCGCGCTGGAGGTGCAGGAGGTCAAGGGCGGCACCGTCGTGACGGTCTCCCCCGCCCCGGCGAATTTCGCGGGGAACTGA